Proteins encoded in a region of the Panicum hallii strain FIL2 chromosome 3, PHallii_v3.1, whole genome shotgun sequence genome:
- the LOC112886541 gene encoding putative disease resistance protein RGA1 isoform X3, whose product MAEVGGMLAYAMLKVVTQQIGSIVGGQLKLQWDFSDDLRKMKMTLDSMEAVLQDAERRSIQDAAVRLWLKRLTDAMYGISDILGEFETTAEPPGWKIAARMPYLAVGSKILIANKMKKMRQEVENIKDQHQQFSFKTDSKSNVQPVPDERETDSYMEDQTLVVGRTEEKRKILSCLSEGIAQDITILPIYGIGGIGKTTLAKLVFNDTYFKDHSKVWIYVSQMLNVNKIGNSIISQLSKEESNLTERQMIRNHLGQLLTDPNYNKKIMIVLDDVWEENDSQLNELKTMLPVIKGGKVVVIVTTRDEHIARKICTVQPYKLLPLSDETCWAIIKRKSDFEARDDKEHLEQVGRDIAMKCGGVALAAQALGYMLKPLTFGEWESVRNSDIWNASTSEQESLAHHNVLACLLLSYRSMPPPLKLCFAYCAFFPKGYKLDKNDLIYQWIAHGFIAPSSIFSTRQLGEKYAKQLLGMSFLQHSKSSSGIQDDVIPMCITELLKLNYLNLGGSLIRALPESIGEMKCLMHIDLSSCLKIQKLPESFVNLKELVHLDLNNCRSLDIVPELFMGLEELAYLDLSKCHCVKGKVEDLGGLAKLQYLNLSGTFLGKKILSGLQKAMSNLTDLRYLGLSSMSSIVPGLSTIEMASFIDHVSSLTNLEHLKLSHNQNIVSLPETISSLRKLRTLDLSACNNLERLPDGMVKMDCLLLLKVEGCYNLDMSTLSQPNFFGRLSNLVVQTGGDSTSHHMLRHVKPNKRLKISRLECMTFAQLALSIEQMRNQRIEKLELEWNRNDERSFEDMNVLGKLLPPITLRHLELQGYYNSISFPAWMMSISQHLPNLVEIRMWGLPKCNSLPQFGQLRSLRELLIGGMESITKIEEGFYGGAGAFPQLWKFELRCMECLEVWNTMYSDKEHSVQVVMSPNLQRLTLYDCPKLKLKPCPPSAKQWEIVNCDNVLALWDEGTQTCASSYTGLRDVTVRNSNVPLHQWRLLHYLPALTSLRIESCSNLTCISQEIRRGFSTLQSLHLVDNGQPELPQWLGEVTTLRELDIRGYPELQAPLKIMKQLTSLRALLLFSCKDMISTPEWLGELTSLEELLISDCPKLSNLQMNIQYLSSLHSLSLNDCRKIQSLPECLGNLTSLRRLEIIDCRAIKSFPENIRKLPKIEHLNIFPPI is encoded by the exons ATGGCCGAAGTCGGGGGCATGCTCGCCTACGCCATGCTCAAGGTAGTTACGCAGCAGATCGGTTCCATCGTCGGTGGCCAGTTAAAGCTGCAGTGGGACTTCAGTGATGACTTaaggaagatgaagatgacTCTGGATTCGATGGAAGCAGTGCTCCAGGATGCTGAGAGGCGGTCAATCCAGGATGCGGCAGTAAGGCTATGGCTGAAGCGCCTTACGGACGCTATGTATGGCATCTCTGACATTCTTGGCGAGTTTGAAACTACTGCAGAACCGCCTGGATGGAAG ATTGCAGCTAGGATGCCGTATCTTGCAGTTGGTTCAAAGATTTTGATTGCTAATAAGATGAAGAAGATGAGGCAGGAAGTGGAGAATATAAAGGATCAACACCAGCAGTTCAGTTTCAAGACAGACAGTAAATCTAATGTGCAACCAGTTCCTGATGAACGGGAAACAGACTCCTATATGGAAGATCAAACACTCGTAGTAGGGAGGActgaagagaaaagaaaaatacTGTCTTGCCTCTCTGAGGGCATAGCACAAGATATTACTATCCTTCCTATATATGGCATTGGAGGCATTGGCAAGACAACATTGGCAAAATTAGTTTTCAATGACACCTATTTCAAAGATCACTCAAAGGTTTGGATCTACGTGTCCCAGATGCTTAATGTGAATAAAATAGGCAACTCTATTATATCCCAACTATCAAAAGAAGAGAGCAATCTGACCGAAAGGCAGATGATACGCAACCACCTTGGACAGCTGCTCACTGATCCTAATTATAACAAGAAGATTATGATTGTTTTGGATGATGTGTGGGAGGAAAATGATTCTCAGTTGAATGAATTGAAAACTATGCTACCGGTCATAAAGGGTGGCAAGGTGGTTGTAATAGTAACCACACGCGATGAACACATTGCTAGGAAAATTTGCACCGTTCAACCATACAAACTACTACCTTTGTCAGATGAAACTTGCTGGGCTATAATAAAACGAAAAAGTGATTTTGAAGCTAGAGATGATAAAGAACATCTGGAGCAGGTTGGGAGGGACATTGCAATGAAGTGTGGAGGTGTTGCTTTAGCCGCTCAAGCACTTGGATACATGTTGAAACCTCTTACTTTTGGTGAATGGGAGTCAGTGAGAAACAGTGATATCTGGAATGCATCTACTTCAGAACAAGAATCTTTGGCACACCATAATGTGCTTGCATGCTTACTATTAAGCTACAGGAGTATGCCACCACCCCTGAAGTTATGTTTTGCCTATTGTGCATTCTTCCCAAAAGGTTATAAGTTAGACAAAAATGATCTAATTTACCAATGGATTGCTCATGGTTTTATTGCACCGTCTAGCATATTCTCAACTAGACAGCTTGGTGAGAAGTATGCTAAACAGCTTTTGGGAATGTCATTCCTGCAACATTCAAAGTCATCTTCT GGAATTCAAGATGATGTGATTCCCATGTGTATCACAGAGCTCCTCAAATTAAACTACCTCAACCTTGGAGGATCTCTAATAAGAGCACTACCAGAGTCAATTGGTGAAATGAAATGTCTTATGCACATTGACTTGTCGTCTTGTTTGAAAATTCAGAAACTTCCAGAATCATTTGTGAATCTCAAAGAATTGGTTCATTTGGACTTAAACAACTGCCGAAGTCTTGACATTGTACCAGAATTGTTTATGGGGTTAGAAGAGTTGGCATATCTGGACTTATCAAAGTGCCATTGTGTCAAAGGTAAAGTGGAAGACTTGGGTGGCCTTGCCAAACTACAGTATTTGAATTTATCTGGAACATTTTTGGGAAAGAAAATATTGTCAGGGTTGCAAAAAGCCATGAGCAATCTCACTGACCTACGTTATCTAGGTTTATCAAGCATGAGTTCTATAGTTCCTGGCCTATCAACAATTGAAATGGCCAGTTTCATTGACCATGTCAGCTCACTCACAAATCTAGAGCATCTGAAGCTGTCCCACAATCAGAATATAGTGAGTCTACCTGAAACTATTAGCAGCCTTAGGAAGCTACGTACCCTAGACCTCTCAGCATGTAACAATCTAGAGAGGCTTCCAGATGGTATGGTTAAAATGGATTGCTTGTTGCTTCTCAAGGTAGAGGGCTGCTATAATCTGGATATGTCCACCCTCAGTCAACCAAACTTCTTTGGCCGGTTGTCAAACCTTGTTGTCCAAACTGGTGGTGATTCTACAAGTCACCATATGCTTCGGCATGTCAAACCTAACAAAAGGCTGAAAATAAGTAGACTTGAGTGCATGACATTTGCACAATTGGCTCTCAGTATAGAGCAGATGAGAAATCAACGAATTGAAAAACTGGAGCTTGAGTGGAATAGAAATGATGAGAGGTCTTTTGAGGACATGAACGTGTTAGGAAAGCTATTACCACCAATAACTTTGAGGCATCTTGAGCTGCAAGGTTATTACAATAGTATCAGCTTTCCAGCCTGGATGATGTCCATTTCTCAGCACCTCCCAAACCTTGTTGAAATAAGGATGTGGGGTTTGCCAAAGTGCAACAGTCTACCACAATTTGGTCAATTACGAAGTCTAAGAGAACTACTTATTGGGGGAATGGAGAGTATCACAAAAATTGAGGAGGGCTTCTACGGAGGTGCAGGTGCATTTCCTCAGCTGTGGAAATTTGAACTGAGATGTATGGAATGTTTGGAAGTGTGGAACACAATGTATTCTGACAAAGAACACAGTGTGCAGGTTGTGATGTCTCCGAACCTTCAACGGTTGACACTCTATGATTGCCCAAAATTGAAGCTGAAACCATGCCCACCTAGTGCCAAGCAATGGGAGATAGTGAATTGTGATAATGTGCTAGCACTATGGGATGAGGGGACACAAACATGTGCGTCCTCCTATACAGGACTAAGAGATGTTACCGTGAGAAATAGCAACGTTCCTCTGCATCAGTGGAGGTTGCTGCATTACCTCCCTGCTCTCACTAGTTTAAGAATTGAGAGTTGTAGCAATCTGACATGCATTTCACAAGAGATCAGACGAGGTTTCTCCACCCTCCAGTCACTACACCTGGTAGACAATGGTCAACCAGAACTACCACAATGGTTGGGTGAGGTCACCACTCTCCGGGAATTGGATATACGTGGGTACCCAGAGCTGCAAGCACCACTGAAGATCATGAAGCAACTCACTTCCCTACGTGCACTGTTGTTGTTTAGTTGCAAAGACATGATATCAACGCCGGAATGGTTGGGTGAGCTCACCTCCCTAGAAGAACTGCTCATCTCAGATTGTCCAAAGCTGAGCAATTTGCAAATGAACATACAATACCTCAGCTCACTCCACTCACTATCATTGAATGATTGCAGAAAGATTCAGTCACTGCCAGAATGTTTGGGGAATCTTACCTCTCTCAGGAGACTTGAAATCATAGATTGCAGAGCCATCAAGTCCTTCCCTGAGAACATAAGGAAACTTCCTAAGATAGAACACCTAAACATTTTTCCTCCAATATAG